Proteins encoded together in one Benincasa hispida cultivar B227 chromosome 1, ASM972705v1, whole genome shotgun sequence window:
- the LOC120079234 gene encoding uncharacterized protein LOC120079234: MNTVLVVDDLKFVLTKECPLALGHNASRSVRDAYKRWTKANDKAKIYILACLSEVLAKKHKTMITACQIIESLCDMFRKPSSQAMYDALKFIFSARMFEGLSIREHVLNMMNHFNIAKMNGSLINEPSQMSSIMQSLSDNFL; the protein is encoded by the coding sequence atGAATACGGTTTTGGTAGTGGATGACCTCAAATTCGTTCTCACAAAGGAATGTCCTCTAGCCCTTGGACACAACGCAtcacgaagtgttcgtgatgCTTATAAGAGGTGGACCAAGGCCAATGATAAGGCAAAGATCTATATTTTGGCATGCTTATCTGAAGTTCTGGCCAAAAAGCATAAGACCATGATCACTGCATGCCAGATCATTGAATCATTGTGTGATATGTTTAGAAAACCATCCTCACAAGCCATGTATGATGCTCTTAAGTTCATCTTCAGTGCGCGAATGTTTGAAGGATTGTCTATTAGGGAACATGTCCTTAACATGATGAACCATTTCAATATTGCTAAAATGAATGGAAGTCTCATAAATGAGCCCAGTCAGATGAGCTCTATCATGCAATCGCTGTCGGACAATTTTCTGTAA